A single window of Acidobacteriota bacterium DNA harbors:
- a CDS encoding DUF3427 domain-containing protein: protein MNHVVSNIPGQTRMVDVLRRGFRTSNNIAISVSFLRYSGLGLVLDDLLAFTARGGKARILTSTYLGITQPEALNTLLNIKGVESRIHIAGYTNINLVNQNTGFHTKFYIFRNGVAECWVGSSNFTKGGLASNLEANLCHRDIAAIQSLEEVFEILWNSEDVITVCPKFTEEYATALRSKAIPPRQTTSPLFDSIHIENHSIIPITQEEKHIDYQHKVIKPNEAQSEALERLGLLRQSGEIKAAVIAAPGIGKTFLAAFDAQALNAKNILYLSHRLEHLLQAQRTFKNVFGKNRSYGQMYGGINEINADFVFATVQSASQNDSLLKRNFDYVVVDEFHHAEAPSYRRILQALTYDFLLGLTATPERQDGHDVLRLCDYNVAYEVRLVEAINRRWLLPFHYFGISDVTVDYSQIPWRSNRFDVNELENALMLERRVDEILRHALNRGYDGKKRATVGFCAGVRHAKFMADAFQRRGYCAVAITGEDAVEYRECVYKQFEDPNDSLEWLFVSDVLNEGVDIPCINSILFLRPTESSTIFIQQLGRGLRLSGDSDVLTVLDFVGHHRSAWLAIDALQDRDAGETSASIPELNFTPPSNCEVILDTQTLAILEKLQQQAQTKKQNCLDAYLKLRADLPRPYPLDLWGRNDCPEFSVFRSAFGSWIRVRQAANDSEKWEDELREDDFAYQFLLAIERDWQQQRVYSYALLWGLCVDENIPAEQVYSQFFERFPRWKVEFKPLPETKAWQTLRKKIGHLLNDDRLHPDIWSHIPKEQFLIEVEGRIRLTLERDYKLRHGGIIRRPDDLVLHRRYDRPEIINHFGVQYDPARHNVGIMVFDYNIVLIIKLDTSSAMQAHQYINRFIDSRTFAWQSQNQQRQDNDAGRLVLNHQQTGHSIHLFVQSRSHEKAYYCGTVTVQSVEGNAPMNVQFKLGHELSPSICSELLQ, encoded by the coding sequence TTGAACCACGTTGTGTCAAACATTCCAGGTCAGACTCGGATGGTTGATGTTTTGCGTAGAGGATTCCGCACTTCTAATAATATAGCTATATCCGTATCATTTCTCAGGTACAGCGGCTTGGGACTTGTGCTTGATGATTTATTGGCATTTACAGCACGAGGTGGAAAGGCACGTATTCTAACCTCAACTTACTTAGGCATTACTCAGCCAGAAGCGTTGAACACATTACTGAATATTAAAGGGGTTGAATCTCGAATTCATATAGCGGGATACACAAATATAAATCTGGTAAACCAAAATACAGGCTTTCATACTAAATTTTACATTTTTCGCAATGGGGTAGCTGAATGTTGGGTAGGCTCATCCAACTTTACCAAAGGAGGACTCGCTTCAAATTTAGAAGCTAATTTATGTCATAGAGATATTGCAGCTATTCAATCCTTAGAAGAAGTGTTTGAAATACTTTGGAACAGTGAGGATGTAATCACGGTATGTCCGAAGTTCACGGAGGAATATGCTACAGCTCTACGCAGTAAAGCAATTCCGCCTAGGCAAACTACGTCTCCATTATTTGATTCAATACATATTGAGAACCATTCCATCATTCCGATAACTCAAGAAGAGAAACACATTGATTATCAGCACAAGGTTATCAAACCAAATGAGGCACAGTCCGAGGCTCTTGAAAGATTAGGCTTGCTGCGTCAATCTGGAGAAATTAAGGCGGCAGTAATTGCAGCGCCCGGTATTGGGAAAACATTTCTAGCTGCATTTGATGCTCAGGCTCTCAACGCGAAAAATATTTTGTATTTATCTCATCGCCTTGAGCATCTTTTACAAGCTCAACGAACATTTAAAAATGTATTCGGTAAAAATCGATCTTATGGGCAAATGTACGGAGGAATAAATGAGATCAATGCGGACTTTGTATTTGCTACTGTGCAATCCGCATCTCAAAACGATTCTCTGCTCAAGCGAAATTTTGATTATGTTGTTGTCGATGAGTTTCATCATGCAGAAGCACCATCATATCGACGAATATTGCAAGCACTTACATACGATTTTTTACTTGGACTTACTGCTACCCCTGAACGTCAGGATGGTCATGATGTGTTAAGACTATGTGATTACAATGTAGCGTATGAGGTTCGGCTAGTTGAAGCTATAAATCGCCGATGGTTACTGCCATTTCATTATTTTGGTATTAGTGATGTGACAGTCGATTATTCCCAAATCCCATGGCGCTCAAATCGATTTGATGTCAATGAGTTGGAAAATGCGTTAATGCTTGAGCGACGTGTGGACGAAATCCTGAGACACGCATTGAACAGAGGTTACGATGGAAAAAAACGAGCTACAGTCGGCTTTTGTGCAGGAGTTAGACACGCAAAATTTATGGCAGACGCTTTTCAACGACGTGGATACTGCGCTGTTGCTATTACAGGCGAAGACGCCGTTGAATATCGTGAGTGTGTTTACAAGCAGTTTGAAGATCCCAATGATTCTCTTGAATGGCTTTTTGTGTCTGATGTACTCAATGAAGGTGTAGATATCCCTTGCATTAACTCAATTCTTTTTCTTCGGCCGACTGAATCCTCTACGATTTTTATTCAGCAACTTGGTCGTGGATTGCGATTATCGGGAGATTCTGACGTTCTTACCGTTCTCGATTTTGTTGGACATCATCGGTCAGCCTGGCTTGCTATTGACGCACTACAAGATCGTGATGCAGGGGAAACATCAGCTTCCATACCCGAACTTAATTTTACCCCGCCAAGCAATTGTGAAGTAATTCTCGATACTCAGACACTTGCTATACTTGAAAAATTACAGCAACAAGCCCAAACAAAAAAACAAAACTGTCTGGATGCTTACCTAAAATTACGAGCAGATTTACCACGCCCCTACCCGCTCGACTTGTGGGGGCGTAATGATTGTCCAGAATTTTCAGTATTTCGATCAGCATTTGGTTCTTGGATACGAGTTCGACAAGCAGCTAATGACTCTGAAAAATGGGAAGACGAATTAAGAGAGGATGATTTCGCGTATCAGTTTTTGCTTGCAATCGAACGTGATTGGCAACAGCAGCGAGTTTATTCATACGCGCTTCTTTGGGGATTGTGTGTAGATGAGAATATTCCTGCTGAACAAGTATATTCGCAATTTTTTGAGCGTTTCCCACGTTGGAAAGTAGAATTTAAACCATTACCTGAAACTAAAGCTTGGCAAACACTCAGAAAGAAAATAGGGCATCTTCTTAATGATGACCGGCTGCATCCTGATATTTGGAGTCATATACCAAAAGAGCAGTTTTTAATAGAAGTTGAGGGAAGAATACGTCTAACACTTGAAAGGGATTATAAGCTTCGACATGGTGGTATCATCCGGCGGCCAGATGATCTTGTTTTGCATCGTCGTTATGATAGACCAGAAATCATCAATCATTTTGGTGTTCAATATGACCCAGCTCGCCATAACGTTGGAATCATGGTTTTCGACTATAATATAGTCTTAATCATCAAATTAGATACAAGCAGTGCAATGCAAGCCCATCAATACATAAATCGTTTTATCGACTCAAGAACTTTTGCCTGGCAAAGTCAGAACCAACAACGACAGGATAATGACGCTGGCCGACTTGTCTTAAACCATCAACAGACAGGACACTCAATTCACCTTTTTGTTCAATCTCGATCTCACGAAAAAGCCTACTATTGTGGTACGGTGACAGTTCAATCTGTTGAAGGAAATGCTCCAATGAATGTTCAATTCAAACTCGGACATGAATTGTCACCAAGTATCTGTTCTGAATTGCTTCAATAA
- a CDS encoding DNA cytosine methyltransferase: MKKQRNTSQSIAVVDIFAGPGGLSEGFSAFETGDSQHPFKVRLSIEKDPIAHTTLLLRAFYRQFSKHQVPDDYYDCLRNTGEPLEKRMKTLFDKHPIEATKAAIEARQATLGEEKCEVVQQWIDNGIANAQHWVLIGGPPCQAYSLAGRSRNKGIDDYVPEDDKRQYLYVEYLQIIADHLPSVFVMENVKGLLSATLKDQRIFERICEDLQEPVRALRREGRQVRSILKINHTLSSRYKLFALANYNGNTHDYSLFSTTEITENQDLSQFVVRMEKHGIPQARHRIIILGIREDLCGVEPRTLRQKPAAKTKAVLSGLPRLRSGLSREGDSSRAWVNQLKAMSNNCFFQAAELKAGIEVRRLMTAALAQIEREELGRGDEFIFCTPTIEHENNWFIDGRMEGVCNHNTRGHIVKDLYRYFYAACYAQAFSRSPNLKHFPEVLLPEHANVEAALQGNNFSDRFRGQLADQPSTTITSHISKNGHYYIHYDPTQCRSFTVCETA, translated from the coding sequence TTGAAAAAACAACGCAACACCAGTCAATCCATTGCTGTCGTGGATATATTTGCCGGACCCGGAGGCTTGAGCGAAGGTTTCAGCGCCTTTGAAACCGGAGATTCACAGCATCCATTCAAAGTCAGACTTTCAATAGAAAAGGATCCCATCGCCCATACAACGCTACTGCTTCGCGCTTTCTACAGACAGTTTTCAAAACATCAAGTTCCTGATGACTATTATGATTGTCTTCGCAATACCGGTGAACCGCTTGAAAAGCGGATGAAGACTTTATTTGATAAACACCCGATAGAAGCAACAAAGGCAGCAATTGAAGCGCGTCAGGCGACACTTGGCGAAGAAAAATGCGAAGTTGTTCAGCAGTGGATTGACAATGGCATCGCCAATGCGCAGCACTGGGTTTTAATCGGCGGGCCGCCATGCCAGGCGTACTCACTTGCAGGCAGATCAAGAAATAAAGGCATTGATGATTACGTTCCCGAAGATGACAAACGACAATATCTTTATGTGGAATATCTGCAAATCATTGCCGATCACCTGCCATCGGTCTTCGTAATGGAAAACGTCAAAGGCTTGCTGTCAGCGACTTTGAAAGACCAGCGGATATTTGAACGCATCTGTGAAGATTTGCAGGAGCCTGTGCGGGCTTTGCGACGTGAAGGACGACAAGTGCGCAGCATTCTGAAAATCAATCATACGCTCTCTTCGCGTTACAAACTTTTCGCTCTGGCGAATTATAACGGAAACACTCATGACTACTCTCTCTTCTCCACAACTGAGATAACGGAAAATCAAGACCTCAGCCAATTTGTCGTTCGCATGGAAAAACATGGCATTCCACAGGCTCGTCATCGCATCATCATTCTCGGTATTCGTGAAGACTTGTGCGGTGTGGAGCCTCGAACACTCCGGCAGAAACCAGCGGCGAAAACGAAAGCCGTACTGTCGGGTCTGCCGCGCCTGCGTAGCGGCTTGTCGCGTGAAGGCGACAGCAGCAGAGCTTGGGTGAATCAGTTGAAAGCCATGTCGAACAACTGTTTCTTTCAGGCTGCCGAATTAAAAGCGGGTATAGAGGTACGTCGGTTGATGACCGCCGCGCTTGCACAAATTGAGCGCGAGGAGTTGGGCAGAGGTGATGAATTCATTTTCTGTACGCCGACAATTGAGCATGAAAATAATTGGTTTATTGATGGGCGTATGGAAGGAGTGTGCAATCACAACACTCGCGGACATATCGTGAAAGACCTGTACCGATATTTTTATGCCGCCTGTTATGCACAGGCGTTTTCCCGTTCGCCGAATCTGAAACACTTTCCCGAAGTTTTGCTGCCCGAACACGCCAATGTCGAAGCCGCTTTGCAGGGAAACAATTTTTCGGATCGTTTCCGGGGACAACTTGCTGACCAGCCATCAACAACAATTACTTCGCATATTTCAAAAAACGGGCATTATTACATTCACTATGACCCGACACAGTGTCGAAGTTTCACAGTATGTGAGACTGCCTAA
- a CDS encoding CocE/NonD family hydrolase — MKPISNLLLIRKLMLVLSIAAIGFLPSPAAAQSVAPAEGYAVTVETGVRVKMRDGIRLVADIYRPKAPGKFPVLLTRTPYNRRDAYTGTYLASRGYVAILQDTRGRFDSEGEFYPFKYESADGYDTIEWAAGLEYANGSVGMFGGSYVGATQMLAAIAKPPHLKAIFPYITASEYYDGWTYQNGALMQWFVSSWTSGLAEDTMRRKTAAQNRAKEWVRQLPVEDYRLIAPATPAEVVPYFRDWVEHERDDEYWRRWKISDHYQEMDIKALHSGGWHDIFLKGSIKNFVELQKRAATPAARDGQRLLIGPWAHAATSPEGKIGDVVFGKNAVFDFNGTMVKWFDYALKGIHNEFASDAPVRLFVMGDNVWRDEKEFPLARTAYTKYFLHATKGANSSSGDGELSVKAPGKEKPDTFEYDPQNPVSTIGGRLCCGAAIAPGPFDQRPNESRQDVLVFSTPPLERDTEVTGYITVELYAASSATDTDFTAMIVDVDANGYARFLTDGIARARYRNSTERAEAIEPGKIYKYTIDLWATSNVFKAGHRIRVYISSSNFPRFNRNLNTGEATMRGTRMLTAQQTIYHDAEHPSAIILPIIPKP, encoded by the coding sequence ATGAAACCAATTTCCAACCTCTTGCTGATTCGCAAACTGATGTTGGTGTTATCAATCGCCGCGATAGGGTTTTTGCCATCGCCGGCAGCCGCGCAATCGGTTGCGCCCGCCGAAGGCTATGCCGTAACCGTGGAGACCGGCGTGCGCGTGAAGATGCGCGATGGCATCAGATTGGTCGCGGATATTTATCGCCCGAAAGCGCCCGGCAAATTTCCTGTGCTACTGACGCGCACACCTTATAACCGGCGCGATGCTTACACCGGAACCTATCTGGCGTCGCGCGGTTATGTTGCGATTTTGCAGGACACCCGCGGGCGTTTCGATTCCGAAGGCGAATTCTATCCTTTCAAATATGAAAGCGCCGATGGTTATGACACTATCGAATGGGCAGCGGGTCTCGAATATGCAAACGGTTCGGTTGGCATGTTCGGCGGTTCATATGTCGGCGCGACGCAGATGCTTGCGGCAATCGCCAAACCGCCGCATTTGAAAGCGATTTTTCCCTACATCACAGCTTCGGAATATTACGATGGTTGGACCTATCAAAACGGCGCGCTCATGCAATGGTTCGTAAGTTCGTGGACGAGCGGACTTGCCGAAGACACCATGCGACGGAAAACCGCTGCGCAGAACCGCGCCAAAGAATGGGTCAGACAACTCCCGGTTGAAGATTATCGTTTGATTGCGCCGGCAACGCCTGCCGAAGTCGTACCCTATTTTCGCGACTGGGTCGAACACGAACGCGATGATGAATACTGGCGTCGCTGGAAAATTTCCGACCACTATCAGGAGATGGATATCAAAGCATTGCATTCAGGCGGCTGGCACGACATCTTTTTGAAAGGTTCGATTAAAAATTTTGTCGAGTTGCAAAAACGCGCAGCCACACCTGCGGCGCGCGATGGTCAACGCTTACTGATTGGTCCCTGGGCGCACGCCGCGACTTCGCCCGAAGGCAAAATCGGCGATGTGGTTTTCGGTAAAAACGCGGTGTTCGATTTCAATGGCACGATGGTCAAATGGTTCGATTATGCGCTCAAAGGTATTCACAATGAATTTGCCAGCGATGCGCCGGTTCGCCTGTTTGTAATGGGCGATAATGTCTGGCGCGATGAAAAAGAATTTCCCTTAGCGCGCACCGCTTACACCAAATATTTTCTGCATGCCACGAAAGGCGCGAATTCATCAAGCGGCGACGGCGAATTGAGCGTCAAAGCGCCGGGCAAAGAAAAGCCCGATACATTTGAATATGACCCGCAAAATCCCGTGTCGACGATTGGCGGCAGACTGTGTTGCGGCGCGGCGATTGCGCCGGGACCTTTCGACCAACGCCCTAATGAATCGCGTCAGGATGTGCTGGTCTTTTCAACGCCGCCGCTTGAACGCGACACCGAGGTGACGGGTTATATCACCGTAGAACTTTACGCCGCGAGTTCAGCGACCGATACGGATTTCACGGCGATGATTGTTGATGTTGACGCGAATGGTTATGCGCGATTTTTAACCGATGGCATCGCGCGCGCGCGCTATCGCAATTCCACAGAGCGCGCCGAAGCCATTGAGCCAGGCAAAATTTACAAATACACCATTGATTTGTGGGCGACCAGCAACGTCTTCAAAGCCGGGCATCGCATTCGCGTGTATATTTCAAGCAGCAATTTCCCGCGTTTCAATCGCAATTTAAATACCGGCGAAGCGACCATGCGAGGAACGCGAATGCTCACAGCGCAACAGACGATTTATCACGATGCCGAGCATCCGTCGGCAATCATTCTGCCAATTATTCCGAAACCGTAA
- a CDS encoding hemolysin III family protein — protein sequence MNAKTERMPTLGEEIANAISHGFGAVSALAASPFLLVAASARGGALAVTSASIYCTSLALLYLSSTLYHALPQGRAKRVFQIFDHSAIFVLIAGTYTPFALGALRGAWGWSVLAAVWSLAVVGIVVEAIGWRYRHIVSMALYLIMGWLALPAMRPIIERVATPGIILLVIGGVTYTLGVGFYALKKVRYAHLVWHLFVLAGSAIHFVAVMLYAA from the coding sequence ATGAATGCAAAAACTGAACGAATGCCTACGCTTGGCGAAGAGATTGCCAACGCCATCAGTCATGGTTTTGGTGCTGTATCGGCATTAGCGGCAAGTCCGTTTCTTTTAGTGGCGGCATCGGCGCGGGGCGGCGCGCTGGCGGTCACCAGCGCCAGTATTTACTGCACCAGTCTCGCCTTATTGTATCTCTCGTCGACGCTTTATCACGCGCTACCACAGGGACGCGCCAAACGGGTGTTTCAGATATTCGACCACAGCGCCATCTTTGTGTTGATTGCCGGAACCTATACGCCGTTTGCGTTGGGCGCGTTGCGGGGGGCGTGGGGATGGAGCGTGCTCGCAGCGGTTTGGAGTCTTGCCGTTGTCGGCATCGTTGTTGAAGCGATAGGTTGGCGTTACCGCCATATCGTCTCGATGGCGCTTTATTTGATAATGGGTTGGTTGGCGTTGCCCGCCATGCGCCCAATCATTGAGCGGGTCGCGACCCCCGGCATTATTTTACTGGTGATAGGCGGCGTGACCTATACGCTGGGCGTCGGCTTTTACGCGCTCAAGAAAGTGCGCTATGCCCATCTGGTATGGCATCTGTTTGTCCTGGCAGGCTCGGCTATTCATTTCGTTGCCGTAATGTTGTATGCCGCGTGA